A stretch of Amycolatopsis balhimycina FH 1894 DNA encodes these proteins:
- a CDS encoding DUF4394 domain-containing protein, producing the protein MKTRLKRGIAAAAAVLAATTAVTIGAAGDSVAQATGLRAFGITGDGTLMATFTTDQPQVLNWVQTVMGLVGDKSLIGIDFRVQDGLLYGVGNAGGIYTISTPPPNPPVPTPVVAKKVSQLSVPLDGTTFGVDFNPAADRLRVISDNGQNLRHNLANNSTIADPYLTTPPVSGTTGGVTAAAYTNNDLDPGTGTTLFDLNTLTDQVVIQSPANNGTLAPTGALGVDAGLNAGLDIYSDLAGRKTVSNTAFAAVVPSGGSATLFSVNLLTGAAAVMPLGQFPLNITDVAIALDPDPNN; encoded by the coding sequence ATGAAGACCAGGCTCAAGAGAGGCATCGCCGCCGCGGCCGCGGTCCTGGCCGCCACGACCGCCGTCACGATCGGCGCGGCGGGCGACAGTGTGGCCCAGGCCACGGGCCTGCGCGCGTTCGGCATCACCGGCGACGGCACGCTGATGGCCACGTTCACCACCGACCAGCCCCAGGTGCTCAACTGGGTCCAGACCGTCATGGGGCTCGTCGGCGACAAGTCGCTGATCGGGATCGACTTCCGCGTCCAGGACGGCCTGCTGTACGGGGTCGGCAACGCCGGCGGCATCTACACCATTTCGACCCCGCCGCCCAACCCTCCGGTGCCCACTCCCGTGGTCGCCAAGAAGGTCTCGCAGCTTTCCGTCCCGTTGGACGGCACCACCTTCGGCGTCGACTTCAACCCGGCCGCCGACCGGCTGCGCGTGATCAGCGACAACGGCCAGAACCTGCGGCACAACCTGGCCAACAACTCCACGATCGCGGACCCGTACCTGACCACCCCGCCGGTGTCGGGCACGACCGGCGGCGTCACGGCGGCGGCGTACACGAACAACGACCTGGACCCCGGCACGGGGACGACGCTTTTCGACCTCAACACGTTGACGGATCAGGTGGTCATCCAGTCGCCGGCCAACAACGGCACCCTCGCTCCGACCGGAGCGCTCGGGGTGGACGCGGGCCTGAACGCGGGCCTCGACATCTACAGCGACCTGGCCGGCCGCAAGACGGTCTCGAACACGGCGTTCGCGGCAGTGGTGCCGTCCGGCGGTTCGGCGACGCTGTTCAGCGTGAACCTGCTGACCGGCGCGGCGGCGGTGATGCCGTTGGGGCAGTTCCCGTTGAACATCACCGATGTGGCCATCGCGCTCGACCCGGACCCGAACAACTGA